The Methanobacterium sp. Maddingley MBC34 genome segment TTGGATGCCATCAGAAGTGTGGTAAATGGTAAAGACATTCTCTATGATGAGGTTGCAGGAGTACCTAAAGAACTTATCTATGAAACTGCAGAAGTTCTTAAAAATGCACAGTTTGGTATACTCTTCTTTGGAATGGGTATAACCCACAGTCGTGGAAAACACAGGAACATCGACACTGCCATCTGTCTTACGACTGATCTAAACGATGCATCCAAGTGGAATCTCATACCAATGAGGGGTCACTACAATGTTACAGGCTTCAACCAAGTATGTACCTGGGAAGTTGGATATCCATACTGTGTTGATTTTGCAACCGGAATTCCAAGGTATAACCCTGGTGAATCAGGTTCAAATGACCTTCTCCAAAATAAAGAAACGGATGGAATGCTAGTAATAGCATCCGACCCTGGTGGAAACTTCCCCCAGAAGTCTTTGGAGCGAATGGCTGAAATCCCTATTGTGGCAATTGAACCACACCGAACACCAACCACAGAGATGTCTGATGTTATTATCCCACCTGCAATTGTGGGTATGCAAGCAGATGGTACTGCCTATAGGATGGAAGGAGTTCCAATCCGGATGAGAAAAGTTGTGGAGTCAGACTTGCTTCCGGACAGAGAGATCCTGGAAAGAATCCTTGAAAAAGTCAAAGAGATCAACGCATCTAAATAAGCCCGAATAGGCTTATTTATTTTATTTTTTTTATTAGCTTTTTGCCATCTTTAGTTGATATTTTACTATAATTTATCGCTGTAATCTATCTCATTTTAT includes the following:
- a CDS encoding formylmethanofuran dehydrogenase, subunit B (TIGRFAM: formylmethanofuran dehydrogenase subunit B), producing the protein MDAIRSVVNGKDILYDEVAGVPKELIYETAEVLKNAQFGILFFGMGITHSRGKHRNIDTAICLTTDLNDASKWNLIPMRGHYNVTGFNQVCTWEVGYPYCVDFATGIPRYNPGESGSNDLLQNKETDGMLVIASDPGGNFPQKSLERMAEIPIVAIEPHRTPTTEMSDVIIPPAIVGMQADGTAYRMEGVPIRMRKVVESDLLPDREILERILEKVKEINASK